TTGTCCCCaaataattctaaaaattaatttttagaattatataattttttcaagTCCATTAAACtaaaatataatcataatttctatTCGTTTAAAGTCAAgtaatgaatttaattttgataataatagaattttttgtCAAGAAAATTGACTAAAATTTATATAATGTTGATTGAGAGCTTTATAGGTAGTTTCTAACAAAACACAGTAATGGCCCAAAATACAAAATTGAAAGTGTGGTGATGGACTTATTAAATGTGGCTCTTTTATAGCTATTAGCATAAATCGAGACTATTTCTTTACCATAGAAACATTGACAATTTtgtaaaataaacaaaaattatcaaataagaatttttttaagttcaaataatttaaaagttctGGAACTTCACAATGATTTCCCGTCAATTATTAAACTATTGATAATACTCTATAGCAATtgaaaatgtatttttttttccttgtatcaaatctttataaaataaaatataaaaacattGCCTAAAGCATATGGGTTATATATAGGTAGTAATAGCAAAGAAGAAAGAGTGACGCAATGATAAAGTATTTATACTTACTACAAAAAAAAGGTCATTAATTGATCATCCAATAGAATATATAGCCCTTTGGCAAATTTAAAATAGAATTCATATGacgtaaataaattttttagataGTACCTgagtaaatttaaaaatttcttgAACATGATAAAAAAATTTTTGGCTGGGTTGTTGCAAACCACAAGTCATTCTCTCACTTAGTTCATTCTCCTATTTTGAGTTCAAAACATAAAGAATATAAGGGAGAGATACAGCTTCTTATGTCATTTTCCACATATGGTGCTACTATTGTAGTCCACAGAAATTTCTTATGGTATAGACCTGCAAAACAGAAAATAAATGGGTCAGAGGTCCACCAAGTATGTACTTGGTGAAGACCCTCTaacactcaagttatagctagtaTGAGAGAATAGTGTATTAGATTGATTAGGGAGAAAGAATAAACTTTCATAGATAATCTGATCTCTTTATATAGTATATAGACAATGATTGGTTATGATAAGTCAACTGTATAATTATGTGGATATTATTAGCTAATATTATTATAGGATTATATTTCTATTTAAAGTGCATAATTATAGACATTGCTATATTTGGCAATCCTACCAAGAttgcttatttttaattaagattCTTTCCTTTTATTGAGTGGATCTTACAGCAGTTGAACCAATTGAATGAATTATATGGTTGAACTATTAAATATCATTAGGCTCATGGGCTATTTAAAATCCGAGTTActgaattaattatatatattttgaaaagCTATATCAATATCATTCTCTACTTAGCTTCAGGATTTGAATCTTCATCAATGAACTGGTCAGGAGCAAATTCATTTCCTAAACTGAACTAACCCCTTCATATTAATTATTCTTGTGCTTAATTTTATGAATCTTGAAACTTACTTGACCAACTTCTTAATTGACAATGTCATTAACTCATTAACCTATATAACAAATCACATTTTCATCAGTAATTTGTGGCAGCAAAAAATTTGAACCACTACCTTTGAAATGTTACATAAAAACTGTCATTCGTTTTTATGGGCAAAATTAGATTGAGAAGTATGCCCAAATCAAATTTTTTGCTGAAAATCTTTCAAGTATGAATATTTATTCCAATTTCTCTATATTAGATTGGGAACAGTGGATTAAATACCCCCTAATTAGTTTTAAAAATCATGATTTTTATCTCAATTTATCTCATTCAATTATTTAAATTGCCTCCAatacataattatttttatttatacaaTGTCTTTATtctaaatgatatatatatatatatatatatatatatatatatatatatattaattttcaaggaAACAAGTTCTAATGATGAAAGAAATCAATACAATATTATTCATGAAGCAACTAATTTAGTCGCTTATTATTCCATAGACGCTTGCATATTGGACAGGACATAAATGAAGCATAATGTATACATGAGATTGGATACATGCAATTATTCCAATGCCTTCAAAGTGTGGGACAATATAGGAATGAGAACatctaaaactaaaatttttcaTCATGTTCAAGATGCCCCTCTCCAGGGCTTGGATGCGACGACTCCGCCGGAAATCTCTCACCCCTAGCAAGATGCATGGCAAAtatcttctttttcttattgcagcTCGCTTCATAATTACCTCCACCACTAGGAGAGGAAGGTGGCGCAGTAAGTACGTTCAAAATCAAGCTCTCCTTCTCCTCCATGCATGAGAGCTTTCTCGCCTCCAAACCGTTGCATAAACActcaagaagaaggagaagaacaaATGCCACTGCGCTTAGACGAGCCATCCAGAATCCTGAGTGATATATCAAGAAAATGTAGAATTAATCCTGAGACAGATGAGTTATTGTGCTTCCatatgcacacacacacacatatatatatgagGAGATTGGAAAGAGATCAGAGAGAGTGAAGAAGTTGGCCAAGAGTACTAAGAGCTACTTTTGTCATGTGCTTTAGAATTTGGATTAGGTATATATGAACCAATTAAGGTGCTAGCCAATTACGAGAAGTCCTACTTCCTGAAGCTGTGGAAGATCTCCATGCAGGAATCTGATACATGTTCATGCATTTAAAGGACTAGCGGGCGGCTGGCGCCTCACTCTTCTTAGTTTCTCTCCCAACTGTGGGTGGCAAATGGGTTGGGTTAAGTAGGTTCAGATTATTTCTAATTTTGAGTAATTTGGACATCGTAGGATACTTTCAAGTCAAAATAatagataatttttttattattttaatatttaaattaaaagattaTTTGATCAGATCAATTTAAATGAGATAATTATAGATTGAataaatacaaatataattaataaatcaaattttaattttattagacattttaaattaaaataaattaattgtcgCTTTAATTGGATTGCATAAATTCAATTAATTGAATTCATGGATGAAATCAAAATAAGTGTAGAGTGTCATTACTGTTTATAAAGCTAATAGAATGAGTAATGTGAAGTGGAGTAGCTGTTTAACATTGCCTCATGACGCCACATGCACAAGCCTTGCTAGTCAATTGAATTCCCTATATtgagattattttttatttattatactaaatctaattttttattaaaataaaaatattttgtcataaagatTCACAAAGAAACTAAAtatcaatattaattattttctgatctaaaatttgaatattcatcaATAAAATTTGGAGTAAATAAATTTGTCAAATTAGACTAAAGAAAATggtttttatttttgaaaatataggCAATCTACATATAGAGCATTTACGCTTAGCACATAATCATTATATTGCAATTTATTAAGTCAGGAAGTTTGCTCTAtttaacaattgaaacccattatTCCTAGGGTTAATTAATAATTACATCATTCTTTTTGAACATATGTAGTCTTTAATTTCCTCATTCAATGGCATAAGTAATAATTTTGACTAACTTCAGTCTCATTCAATGACATTGGTGCTCATTACCTGTAAGTTTAATAGTATGTATGTTAAAAGTTACTTATTTAATAgtatacataattaattaatggtgTAATGTATTCATGCAGATGTATTGTTTAGTTTAGCCCCATGAATATAAAAGAACAGAAaccttatttaaaataataataataataattaaagaggCACATTAAACATAGGTATCATCGGGGGTACTGCTATAAGgtctatataaataaatattaaggaTTAATGAAAATTTGTAAATGTAAACAGAGTGTATTACATATATTGTAATGTATACCTAAACACCCACTAAATTAATGAATCCAATAGGAGGAATCATTttgcaattaaggaaaaattaagacaaaaatttagTCCAATTTATAGCCAGATTCTGTCCGTTTGATTTCTTGAACTTGGACTATAGTTATGGGCCTTATGATTAGgctaggaatagttaggcttactatgggctttgggagcattatgctgacccaagttctAATACCGATCCAGCCCAGATTTGGGTTGTGATAACCTGGCACCAACACAACAACCAAAACTAGTAGTGCCGTCCATTTTTTTCAAGTCACAAAACACCTAGATTAGAGGCATGCAACATCGGGAGAGCCATTCTCAAACCAATTGAAGGGAGTCGCAATGCAGACATTTGAAAAACAACCACACAATAGGAGAGCTAGGCCATGAAACCCATAAAGTAGACTAGAAAGGTGGTTAAACAGGATTGGCAGACCACATTGGTGAAGGATATGGAGTGATAATAACCTTGATTTTGGCGTTCTGTTCTTGTTTTACCCCCATATTCGACCCATAAATAGAAATCTCACTCTCATGCTATGCAAAAACCATTGTAGGAAAGTAGTTTCACCCTCACATTGAAGCCTAACTTTCTCAGCACTACTCTCCATGCAACAACCAATAAATAAAAGATCCAAAAACTATATGCACCCAACCGACAGTAGGTAAGGTAAAACTCATTACCAACTTGGAAAGGAAGCCCCTCTGTCACCCAAAAAGGGTAAGGGAGAACCATGGAGACAAAAGCAAAAACTCCTTTCAAGCAGAAAAACCATACCCATAATGAGAGAATTTTCTCTTTCTAAAAACGTAGAGGGAGAGAGAGTCATATTTCACCATTCAAATCTCACGAATAACTCCATGCAGTGCATAAGTTTGGGCCAAATTATTTTCCTAAAAGTGAAATTAGTCCATATTTGACTAAGGCTTACATGACATCACTAAATATTTAATCAACTAATCTTTACCTTCTTATAGTTAGGGCTTTCTCGTATTTTTTTTATGGatcttaaaacttattaaataacTCATTCAAGATTTGGTATTGAAAAAACTTGGGTTTGGCTTGTAGGTTCTCTTTAAGGTTTGGCTCTACAAAGCCATATTCAGGTTCACATTCACACAGAGAGAAATGATTGTGGTGGTAATTGTGGTGTAAGGGTGAGGATTTGGGGTTCGGAgcgagaaagaagaaaaaaatttgttaaaaataatttttttaataaaatataatatattttttataattttcaattttgatcatAAGTAAAATTCAGTAATTTTATAATAACGGATAaattattcaaataaaaaaattttgaataaaattgaAAAACATACAAAAGATAACATTTTCATCACtaatttgaatataaaattaGCCGTAACTTGTAATTCCCTATTATATTACAATCAAATTATGTCtaatttaaattcataataaattattcaaatttttaaaatttgaccaattgaatacaattgcaattaaaattataaatcaagATAATACGTCTAAAATTAGAATGATTGaacaaaattaagaaaaaaaaaaaaagacaaagatTTAGATTTTCTGAACTATGTATTAAAGTTTTGATTTCAAGGATTTATTTTGATTTCAAtagttgatattttttttttataaaagaaaaatgcagaagaaaaaaggaaaaaaaaaaacaaaatagaactcaaaattagaaaaaataaaaagagaagaaaagaaaagagagcccGTTGAGCCCAACAATCCAAATTTTATAGGTTGTTAAAGTTAGAGTCCGAGACCTAGCCCAACCCATTTTGTAAACCTATTTGACCAAATGGATTCGGATCAATTTTAGTCACAACTAGAGAATCACCTCCGGCGAACAGAAATGTCGGCGGAAAATTACTGTCTGGTAAAGCAGTCTGGTTGCCTCCAACGACGATCCAATATGCGAATGCCATTCCACGCTTCAACAGAATACTATTGACTTCCCCTAGCATCGGTTTTACTAGAAATTGCTTCAAGCGAAATCGGAAACTTGAAGTTCCTGAAACTTGAGGTACTTCTTCAaattttagctttttttttttttttcccttcattCTAAACAAGGAAGAATTTTCTgtttaaacttttaatttttgaCTATCCTTCAGCTTCTATTAAAAAGAAATGGAAGATTGTAAAGAGAATGTTGGGTTGAAATTAATGGAAGATTGTAAAAACAATGCTGggttgaaaaattaataaaaaagggGATTTGATGCTTTATTTTATCTGTTATTATGATAATTTCTAGCTTGCACTGTATCTTGAATTTTGGTCTAATTAgattattaaatttaatgaagTTAAGCTTTTTGCAATGCACTTGTATTTCCAATTTCGGTTTCATTTGATGATTGAAGTTTCGCTGCATGTGTATATGTTAATTTTAGTATAAGCAAATTTGGATGAGATTTTGTGGGTAGGGGACCGGTATTGGTGGTAGTGATGGAAGTGATAGTGATGGAATGAGATAACGATTGTTGACTTCTCTATAAAAGTTATAGTTTATTTGTTTAATCTTATGTGGTTAGAGGCAATCCTAACTTAACATGTACAATAAAAAAGGAAACTTCCCCAGAGAAAGATGATTAGCTGTTTCTGCGGTTAATTTCCCCGTTCATCAAGGTTTTATTTGCATGTCAATACTGCTACGAACTCATACCGCTAGTTATATTTCAGGAGAGCTAAGGTGATCAATTTGCTGTTACCATAATGGAATCCAAACATTTCTGTTTCTTAAGGTAGTGGGTGTTGGATACAAAGCAAGAGCTGAAGCAGAAGGACGCCTCTTATTTCTCAAATTGGGATATAGTCATGAGGTTGAACTCACGGTTCCTCCCGCTGTTCATGTTTTCTGCTTCAAGAACAATGTAGTTTGTGGCACTGGAATTGACAAGAAAAGGGTGCACCAGTTTGCTGCTTCTGTTCGTAGCTGCAAACCTCCTGAAGTTTACAAGGGCAAGGGTATAATGTACATTGATGAAGTGATCAAGAGGAAACAAGGAAAGAAATCAAAATGATGGGGAGCAATTCTGCATGATACTGATAGCAAATTGTTTCTGTTAATggccttattattattatatgcaagaTAAATAATGTTTACTGATATAAAAATGGTTTAAATTGTGACCTTTGTTTCGCATGCCAGTGAATGTTGGTGAAAAAAAATTAAGCAGAATGTCATTTTTTATTTTGAGTTGAAGAATGTCCATCAATTCAATTCTGCATGAACTTCTTTCTGAACCTCAAGATGAAGGTTTTGGTCAAATGTTGGTGCCCCAAGATGAAAATAGAAGGATGACCTGTTTTACGTGACAAGGTTTTCATATTGACCATTAAATTGATTGTACCCTTCACGTATGCAACTTAAGCCCCCGGCGATTTTTCATTCGTTCTAAAtctttttattcattttctttttctccctTATAGTCACACTCTCAACctatcacaattttttttttagtttttttttaaatagctaTGTATTTATTAAATACGCAAGTTTATTTATTATCTTGAATTCACACTAGATTGAGtttaggtaaatttttttttttataaagtgaTTATTAAATAACTAATTGTAAAAGATAATTAAAGAAATATTTAACTGATGTATCAATCTTATTGCGTGTATAATTAATTTAAAGTATAATTACACTAAATAATTGCTCAACCGATGTCGAATTTTGCCTCATACTCATCTTACAAGTTCCAATAGGAGGTCAATTCACCCAAGAATTCTTTTCCTACACTGAGGGGGTTGATTCTAGAATTCTAGAGAcactgattttttcttttcctatATTTGAAATTCATTGAATAATT
The Hevea brasiliensis isolate MT/VB/25A 57/8 chromosome 15, ASM3005281v1, whole genome shotgun sequence genome window above contains:
- the LOC131174087 gene encoding 60S ribosomal protein L6, mitochondrial-like yields the protein ICCYHNGIQTFLFLKVVGVGYKARAEAEGRLLFLKLGYSHEVELTVPPAVHVFCFKNNVVCGTGIDKKRVHQFAASVRSCKPPEVYKGKGIMYIDEVIKRKQGKKSK